The following coding sequences are from one Prochlorococcus marinus XMU1412 window:
- a CDS encoding DUF1499 domain-containing protein, with the protein MQILFLAILICSSFLFPSSSFASHVELKPCVEIAHCVREEWEVNNIEKPFEEIKAFIENTPRTEIVEIDGDYLHAEATSKWMKYVDDLEVSFLPESNILSIRSESRVGESDLGVNQKRVDLLKSKMF; encoded by the coding sequence ATGCAAATACTTTTTTTAGCAATTTTAATTTGTTCAAGCTTTTTATTCCCTTCTTCATCATTTGCCTCACATGTAGAACTAAAACCTTGTGTAGAGATTGCTCATTGTGTACGGGAAGAATGGGAGGTTAACAATATTGAGAAACCTTTTGAAGAGATTAAAGCATTTATCGAAAACACTCCAAGAACTGAGATAGTAGAAATTGATGGCGATTACCTTCATGCTGAGGCGACCAGTAAATGGATGAAGTATGTAGACGACTTAGAAGTATCCTTTCTACCTGAATCAAACATCTTATCAATAAGATCAGAATCAAGAGTTGGAGAAAGTGATTTGGGAGTGAATCAAAAAAGAGTTGATTTACTAAAATCCAAAATGTTTTAA
- a CDS encoding metal ABC transporter permease codes for MSFINNNWWLVPLIITIFSGILCPAMGTVLITHKRLLQVNLISHCVLPGLALALALGIHPSIGGVISGLLGSVIAESLTNRKSENYEAVMNTILAGMLGFGVLIIPLLGIRIDLEAVLFGDLLTANFGDLLRTIIAFLVFIILMTFGYEKVVYVGLDPEGASASGINVSLLNLALSFTTALVIVSSMSAVGVILVIALLSTPTLLGLNKAHSLRIAMMRSSFFGLCISLLGFILSIVFNLSPGPAISVICVASLLIPKLRK; via the coding sequence ATGTCTTTTATTAATAACAACTGGTGGTTGGTTCCATTAATAATAACTATATTTTCTGGGATCTTATGCCCAGCGATGGGAACTGTATTAATCACCCATAAGAGATTATTACAAGTTAATTTAATCTCTCATTGCGTGTTGCCTGGACTTGCTCTCGCATTAGCGCTTGGAATTCACCCTTCAATTGGTGGTGTTATAAGTGGTCTTTTAGGCTCGGTAATTGCGGAAAGTTTAACCAATAGAAAAAGTGAAAATTATGAAGCAGTTATGAATACTATTCTCGCTGGAATGCTTGGATTTGGGGTCCTTATAATCCCTTTACTCGGAATAAGGATTGATTTGGAGGCAGTATTATTTGGCGATTTATTGACAGCAAATTTTGGAGATTTACTTAGAACAATAATTGCTTTTTTAGTATTTATAATTTTAATGACTTTTGGATATGAAAAGGTTGTTTATGTTGGATTAGATCCAGAAGGTGCATCCGCAAGTGGTATAAACGTTTCTTTATTAAATCTTGCTTTGAGTTTTACAACGGCATTAGTAATTGTTAGTTCAATGTCAGCAGTGGGAGTGATTCTTGTAATTGCTCTTCTTTCTACGCCAACTTTGTTAGGGCTAAATAAGGCTCATAGTTTAAGAATTGCAATGATGAGGTCTTCATTTTTTGGATTATGCATCTCACTTCTGGGATTTATTCTCTCTATAGTCTTCAATCTTTCGCCTGGGCCTGCAATTAGTGTTATTTGTGTTGCATCTCTTTTGATTCCTAAGCTTCGCAAATAA
- a CDS encoding Fur family transcriptional regulator, whose amino-acid sequence MIKNTRQKKILEAMVTKSDITKRQEQLLEELNKCEDELSGQELHRQLIESGKAMGLTTVYRNLQVLIKHGLIRSRHLPTGEVLYTPVDRDIHHLTCVQCGETSKMEGCPVKDIHAPKKNPRKFQLLFHTLEYFGLCQNCYQAQN is encoded by the coding sequence ATGATCAAAAATACGAGGCAAAAAAAGATTTTGGAAGCAATGGTAACTAAGTCTGACATTACCAAAAGACAAGAACAACTTCTTGAAGAACTTAATAAATGCGAGGATGAACTGAGCGGTCAAGAGTTGCATAGACAATTGATTGAAAGCGGAAAAGCTATGGGACTGACAACTGTTTACAGGAATCTTCAAGTTCTTATAAAGCATGGTTTAATTCGTTCTAGACATCTCCCAACAGGAGAGGTTCTTTATACTCCCGTAGATAGAGACATTCATCATTTGACCTGCGTTCAATGCGGAGAGACGTCGAAAATGGAAGGTTGTCCTGTTAAAGATATTCATGCCCCTAAAAAAAATCCAAGAAAGTTTCAACTTTTGTTTCATACACTCGAATATTTCGGCCTTTGCCAAAACTGTTATCAAGCTCAAAATTAA
- a CDS encoding ABC transporter ATP-binding protein — translation MATLVAENLTFAYTEKSKPALNKVSVEIKPGTLTALVGPNGAGKSTLLRILQGQNTPDKGEIKIDGENLYRSRALVALMPQRSSMNWKFPITVEKLVSLGQIKYSKSRSNNPFQIKALLEYPNSWINKCCELEATMQRVGIANLANRRLDSLSGGQQQRALLAKTLMSPAKIFLLDEPCAALDPPAKEDFLKIVRQLADAGLSLLVSSHDWGESLNNYDQVIVLDKSVLAVGSPDQIKDKLDAINISSIKENNFCD, via the coding sequence ATGGCTACTTTAGTCGCTGAAAATTTAACATTTGCATACACAGAAAAAAGTAAGCCAGCTTTAAATAAGGTATCGGTTGAGATTAAACCTGGAACTCTAACAGCGCTAGTAGGTCCAAATGGTGCCGGAAAATCAACTCTTTTGAGGATATTGCAAGGACAAAATACTCCAGATAAAGGCGAAATAAAAATTGATGGTGAAAATTTATATAGATCTAGAGCTCTAGTGGCACTTATGCCTCAAAGAAGTTCTATGAATTGGAAGTTTCCCATTACAGTTGAAAAATTGGTATCTCTTGGTCAAATAAAGTATTCAAAATCAAGAAGTAATAACCCCTTTCAAATCAAGGCTCTTCTAGAATATCCTAATTCTTGGATTAATAAATGTTGTGAATTAGAAGCGACAATGCAAAGAGTAGGAATTGCTAATTTGGCTAATAGAAGACTTGATTCTCTTTCAGGAGGACAGCAACAAAGAGCTCTATTAGCAAAAACTCTTATGTCCCCTGCAAAAATATTTCTTCTGGATGAACCTTGTGCGGCATTGGATCCCCCCGCAAAAGAGGACTTCCTGAAAATTGTTCGTCAACTCGCAGATGCGGGACTTTCTTTGCTAGTAAGTAGCCATGATTGGGGCGAGTCTCTAAATAACTACGATCAAGTAATCGTTCTTGATAAAAGTGTTTTAGCAGTTGGTAGTCCTGATCAAATAAAAGATAAATTAGATGCGATAAACATAAGCTCTATAAAGGAAAATAATTTCTGTGATTAG